The sequence TATGACCTACATCGATCCGGCTACAGGAGAAACAGATGCATTGTGGTTGGAATATTTCCGGGAAATGGACACGGAAGTTCCCGAAGGTATTCCGGGTATCAATCCGGGATTGATGTCCCGTTCCGATGCATTGATCCCCGTGAAAGAGTGGGGTAAGATCACCAAAAAGAAAACTCAAAATTTTAATTACGTGGTAGATAAATTTGCAGATTTACAGATACTTCGTTATGAAGTAAGCGGATTTGATGAACTGGCGCTTCCGCAGAAAACATTGTTATACTATTTGTCGCAGGCAGCCCTGGAAGGCCGTGATATACTCTTTGACCAGAATTGTCGTTATAACCTGGCCATCCGGCGCACGCTTGAAGCGGTATATGAACATTATCAGGGTGACCGTTCTACCAAAGAATGGTCTGCTTTTGAAGTATATCTCAAAAGGGTGTGGTTTTCCAACGGGATACATCATCACTATGGTGAGGAAAAATTCCTTCCCGAGTTCTCACAGCCGTTTTTTACCGGTGTAGTTAAAAATATTCCTTCTTCGGCATTGCCTTTGAAAAAAGGACAAACTGTGGATCAACTGTTGGAAGAACTTCTTCCCGTAGTATTCGATCCTAAGGTGATGGCTAAAAAGGTAAACCAGGCAGAAGGTGAGGATCTGTTGCTTACGTCTGCCAACAATTACTACCTGAACGTTACACAGGCAGAGGCAGAGGCTTTTTATGATGCGATGAAAGACCCGGATGACCACACACCGGTTTCGTACGGCCTGAACAGTCGTCTGGTAAAGGAAAACGGGAAGCTAGTGGAACAGGTCTGGAAAGTAGGTGGTATGTACGCTCCTGCCATTGAAAAGATTATTTTCTGGCTGGAGAAAGCAGCCAATGTAGCTGAAAATCCTCAGCAAAAGGCCGTGATAGAAAAACTGGCCGGCTATTACCGGACAGGTGACCTGAAAGAATACGATGAGTATTCTATTCTTTGGGTGGAAGACCTGGATTCGCAGGTTGACTTTGTGAACGGGTTTACCGAAACTTACGGGGATCCGTTAGGTTTGAAGGCTAGTTGGGAATCATTGGTGAATTTCAAAAACATCGAAGCCAGTAAACGTACGGAAATCATCAGTAAAAATGCACAGTGGTTCGAGGATCATTCTCCGGTGGATCAGCGTTTCAAGAAAGAACAGGTAAAAGGTGTCACGGCAAAAGTGATCACCGCCTCCATGCTGGGAGGGGATTGCTATCCGGCTACGCCGATCGGCGTCAACCTGCCTAATTCGAACTGGATACGTAAAGAGCATGGCTCCAAGTCGGTGACTATTGAAAATATTACCGAAGCCTACGATAAATCATCGCAGGGAAGCGGATTTGCGGAAGAATTTTATTGGAGTGATACTGAACGGGAGCTGATTAAAAAATATGGTTTCCTGACAGATAACCTGCATACCGATTTGCATGAATGTCTGGGGCATGGTTCCGGGAAGATGCTTCCGGGTGTTTCGGATGATGCATTGAAGGCTTATGGGGCAACCATCGAGGAAACACGGGCCGATCTGTTCGGATTGTATTATATTGCAGATCACAAGCTGGTAGAGTTGGGGCTTGTTCCGAATGATGAAGCCTATAAGGCTGAATATTATAAATTCATGTGTAACGGTTTGATGACCCAATTGACCCGGATCGAACCAGGTAAACAGATCGAGGAATCGCACATGCGTAACCGTGCATTAATTGCCCGTTGGGTCTATGAGAAAGGTAAAGCCGGAAAAGTGGTAGAGTTGAAGCAACGTGACGGGAAAACATTTGTTGTGATCAATGATTATGCTAAGTTAAGGCATTTGTTCGGCCAGTTGCTGGCAGAAATACAACGGGTGAAATCGGAAGGTGACGTCAGTACGGCCAAGATACTGGTAGAGACCTATGCCGTAAAAGTAGATTCCGGATTACACAACGAAATATTGGCACGTTACAAAAAACTGGATATTGCTCCCTATAAAGGCTTTGTCAATCCTGTTTACCGTCCGGCTTTCGATGAAAAAGGCAATATTACGGATGTCGTATTGGATTATACGGAAGGTTATGCCGAACAGATGATGCGGTACAGCAAGGAACACTCGTGGTTATAACCACTTTTCCTGCTTGTACCAATCCACACATGCTTCAATTCCTTTATCCAGGTCGTATTCGGCTTTGAATCCGAGTTCTTTTTGTAATGGTTCCGCATCACACTTCCAGTTGGTGGCGCGCATGATCTTGTATTTATCCTTGTTGAGGGTAGGGGAGATGCCGAACCATCCGCCTACTGTATCCAGTGTATAGGATAAAGCTTTGACCAGGAATAAAGGGACAGGCAGGTAAAGCGCTTTCTTTTTCAGGTGTTTTTTTACAATGGCTGCATATTCCCGGTTATCATACTCTTTTCCATCGGATATAAACCATGCCTTTTGAAGGTAATCCGACTCAAGGGCGAGGAACATGGCATTTACCAGATCGGTGACATACACGAATGTAAGATGCTGCTTTTTTGTACCCATGGCCGGTTCCAGATGGTTGTTCACCGTTTTCAGGAAAACGAAATAATCTTTTTCCCGAGGTCCGTAAACACCTGTAGGACGAAGGATCAGGTAAGGAAAATCTTTCAGCGAGGTAATGTATTTTTCTGCTTTTAGCTTACTGATACCGTATAAAGTATCAGGTCTGGGCGTATCCGTAAGCTTTACCGGTTCAAGCGTATTGGGGTCGCCCGGGCCGAATGCCGCAGCACTGCTGATAAATAGGAATTTCTTAGGGACAGTGTCACTTTCGATCAATGCTTCTACAAAATTTCGGGTATATCCATAATTGACTTTTTCGAAATCGGTCTTTTTGTTGCATTTGGTTACTCCGGCATTATGTATGATGTAATCAAACCGGCCGAGTCCGGCAAGTTCTTTTTTCAATTCATCTTTGTTACCCAGGTTCAGCTCTACCGTATGGGCTTCTTCCGGTAAATATTTTTTACTGCTGGTAGACCGGATACCGGCATACATATCATATCCCCTGCGGATTCCTTCCGCTATGATAAAACTACCGATAAATCCGCTGGCACCCGTAACAAGAATTTTCATGTGAATAAGATTTATTATACCATGTTACTCGTGTCCACTCGTGAGATCGCTCCGCTGAGTTCGCTCCATGAGAACGCTGGCGCTAAGTTTATTTTTTAAGGTCAGATGTATTACACCATAGATTATCATTACGGTTGGTGAACAGTAACGTTCATGGCTATTTCATATAGATATTCCGTAAATGATCCAACCGGGTGCAAATATACACATAAAGCCCTTTGGGGCTTACAGAAAGTTATAGAAATAAATGCTCCAGGTACCGGGCCAGTCCGTCGTTATCATTCGTGTCGATGACCTCGCATCCGGGAAGCGAATGACGTAGTGAAAGGTTGCTGTTGCCCATTAAAATGCCTTTTCCCACTGTTTTCAGCATATCATAGTCATTCAAGCTGTCGCCAAAAGCGATAGTCTGGTTCATGTCTATTCCTTTTTGTCTGAGTATCTCCTGTATGGCAGCTCCTTTTGATACCCCTTTCCGGAACACTTCCAGAAAAATCGAAGAAGAAAAGCATATGTTCAATTGATCCCCGAAACGATCGATGAGGGTTTCTTCCAGTTGAAAAAGTTTATTCGGGATCCGCCGGTACTCGAAACATACCCGGGTGATGTCGCCCATGATCAGGTGAAAAGGCCGGTCGATCGGAATAACGCCGGAATCTTTGTAGGCTTCCGTGACAATTTCACCGGGTTGATCGCAATACCATACTTCATCCTGAAAAACATGCCGGATGATTTCCGAATCAACTACAGTATGGATCAGATCATGTGCTATATCTGCAGGCATATTCCCGGAAAATATTTCCCGGTCTTTTTCATCGTGTATCTTGGCACCGTTACAGGTGATCAGGTATGAATCGAGGCCAAGCATCTGCTGGTAAGCCAATGCGTCGGGATGATGCCTTCCGGTAGCGATACAGATGAGCATGTCCTTTTCTTTTACAGCTTTGATTACTTCCTGTGTATATTTGGAAATAGTATGCTGTGAATTGAGCAAAGTGCCATCCAGATCACAGATAATAGCCTGGTACATTTATCTTACGTTAAAAACAGGGGTGGTAATGGTGTAATATTCCGGAGCATATCCGGGCTCAGTATACATAATATACCTGATCACGAATTGTTGCACAAAGGAACGGGTAGGTTTGCGCTTGATCAGCAGATAGAAACGATTGGGTGCTTCATACGGGGAATTTTTATTAAACTCGCTGAGTTTCATCCATGTATTTTCTCCAGAAGTAGTATAGGCAAATATATCGATGATATCATCCAGATTATCACCCTTATTATGTGTCATATCAAAATCATAATTACTGGACACGTAGATTTTGTCTATTTTTTCAAAAGTTCCTTTATATCCTGCCCGTAATTGTTCGCATGCAGCGTACGCCTGGGACATCAGGCAAAACGGTTGTTTTTTGGTATGCCGGGCATGGAATATCATATCGGTGGCCATGAACATTAAAGCGAGGCTGTCACATGGATACACCATATTGTCATAATCCTGGCTAATGGGGTTGAGATTCAGATAACCCTTATGTTCAAAATGCTCATCAACTTCTACGAATTCAACATTTTGTATATCAAAATACGGATCTACGTATAGATCCAGGCATTCGTTCTTGTCTTCACAACTGAAAGGAAGAGGAACCAATATCAATATGATGAGAAGTATTTTTAATTTCATTATTTATCACTTTACACTTAACCCTTTTTTATATACGATTTTTCGTTATTTTTGTTTCAAAAATGAACGAATAAGGATCAACTATATTATATATATGTTCACAAAGATATAACAGAATGCAAATAGAATCAAGTCAATTCCTGGAATTGTTGAAACAACGGCAGAGTGTACGGAAATATTTGGATACCCCTGTAGAAAAAGATAAGCTGGAAAGATGCCTTGAGGCAGCACGTGTAGCGCCTTCGGCATGCAATGCACAACCCTGGAAGTTTGTGGTAGTAAATGATCCGGAGTTAAAAGATAAGCTGGCCGGCTATACCACTTCAGGCCCGTTGGTACCTATGAATCATTTCACCCGTCAGGCGCCGGTTCTGCTTGTGATCGTTCGTGAAAGTCCCAATCTGACATCAAAAATCGGAACGATCCTCAAGGACAAACCCTATACTCAGATGGACATTGGAATAGTGGCCTTGCAGTTTTGTTTACAGGCAACAGCCGAAGGATTGGGTACCTGTATCGTGGGCTGGTTCAATGAAAAGAAAGTGAAAGAATTGCTGGGCATCCCGAAAAGTAAACGTGCTGAATTGATCATTACGCTTGGTTATCCGGCATCCGACCAACTACGTTCCAAGATACGGAAGCAGATGGATGATATTTGTTGTTATAATCATTATCAATGATAAACAACGGTGATGACATTTGAACAGATAATGACCGAATTAAAAAGCGGAAAATTCCGTCCGATCTATTTTCTGATGGGAGAGGAGCCTTATTATATCGATGTGATCACCGATTATATTGCGGAGAATGTGCTTCAGGAACATGAAAAAGCATTCAACCAGGTAGTTATGTACGGTAAGGATGCTAATGTATATGCTGTATTGGATGCGGCCAAGCGGTTTCCCATGATGTCGCAATACCAGGTAGTGATCGTAAAAGAAGCACAGAACCTGAAAGAGATAGATAAACTCCAGTATTATGCCGAGAAACCATTGAAATCGACCATACTGGTGCTTAATTACAAGTATAAAACGCTGGATAAACGGTCAAAACTATATAAGCAACTGGATAAAACAGCTGTTGTACTTGATTCTAAAAAACTGTATGATAACCAGGTGCCTGCATGGATCAGTAATTATCTGTCCGGAAGAGGGTATACGATTGCCCCTGCAGGTTCCAATCTGTTGACTGAGTACCTGGGAGCAGACCTGGGAAAGATTGTCAATGAACTGAATAAGTTGATGATTGTTCTTCCTGTTCATGAGAAGCAGATCACGCTGGAACATATTGAGAAAAATGTAGGGATCAGCAAGGAATATAATGTGTATGAACTGCAAAATGCCCTGGGTGAGAAGGACGTATTAAAAGCCAACCGTATCATCCGTCATTTTACACAAAACCCGGGAAATAATCCGATGGTGATGGTCATCTCATCTTTGTATGCCTATTTTGTGAAAATACTCACTTATCATTATTTGGCTGATAAATCCCAGGCTGCTTCTGCATTACGGGTACATCCTTTTTTTGTGAAACAGTATGAAGCCAGTGCCCGTAAGTATCCTGCCAATAAGGTGGTACAGGTCATTTCCATACTTCGTGAATACGACCTGAAATCAAAAGGTGTAGGAAACACATCAGCTTCGGACGGTGATCTGATGAGGGAAATGGTATATAAGATATTGCACTGATCACCTGTTGAATTCAAAATAAATATTCCCCTATAAAATAGAACGAGGGTTCACTTCAATTGAAATGAACCCTCGTTTGTTATGCAGTGAAGAGTTGTATTAACGTTTGCTTAATACATCAGCTTCGTATTTTTCGATGTCTTTAATGCATTCCAATCCGGAAGGCACATTATTGGTCATACAGAAATAGTTCCAGACAGCATTCCAGGGAAGCATTTTACTTTCTTCCAACAGGGCCAGGCGTTCAAAATAACGGCCTGAATCTTCGTATTTACGTAATTGAGCCAATGGTTCGAGCATAGCAAACATAAATGCTTTTTGCGTCGAACGCGAACCGATCACATATGCGCCGATACGGTTGATGGAAGCATCAAAGAAATCAAGTCCGATATGTACCTTGTTAACGGCATCCATGCGTACGATTTCCTGTGCAAAACTCATCAAAGCATCATCAAAAATCACAGCATGGTCACTGTCCCAGCGTATACCACGACTTACATGGAACATGAGCTCGTCTGAGAACAATAATAATGAGGATATTTTATCAGATACCGATTCGGTGGGGTGGAAATGTCCCATATCCAGGGTGATCATTTTGTTGCGTGAAATTCCATAGCCCATATAGAATTCGTGGGAACCAACTACATAAGCTTCACTACCCAGGCCAAAAAGTTTACATTCGATGCAATCTTTCATGTGTGCATAGTCGGTTTTCAATATAGCATCCAGTGATTCACAAAGAATCTTCCGGTAGTCGTAACGTTCTACCGTAATGTCTTTAGATCCGTCAGGAGCCCAGATATTGTGAATACTGGTAGACCCCAGTTCCTTACCCATATAATCACTGATGATCCGGCAACGTTTTACATGCTCGATCCAGAAATCCCGGATGGCTTTATCTTTACTGGATAATGTAAAACCGTCCGCTGCTTTTGGATGGGAGAAAAGCGTACAGTTGAAATCCAGTTTCAGGCCATTGGCTTTTGCCCAATCTACCCAATTTTGGAAATGTTTGGGTTCAATCTGGTCACGGTCAACGAGCTTTCCACCGAAATCGCCGTAAATGGCGTGTAGGTTTACCCGGTGTTTACCCGGAAGTAATGAAGTTACTTTTACCAGGTCGTCTTGTGCTTCTTTGATGGTACGTGCCCGTCCCGGGTAATTTCCGGTTGTGGCGATACCACCTGATAAGCCGCCATCAGGATTTTCGAATCCCAATACATCATCGGTCTGCCAGCAATGCAAACTCAATGAAATAGATTCCATTTTTTTTAATACCTCTTCAGTATTGACACCCAATTCGGCGTATTGCTCTTTTGCAGCTTCATAAGCTGATTTTATCAACGATTCTTTCATAGGTTTATGATATTTGATTATTATTTCATTAATTGAGGGAAAACAATGGACACCACGAGGATCAACAGCCCGATTACCAGGACGACGATTGTTTTCTGTCCGGAACCTTTCCATTCTTTCAACAGGATTCCCCAAACATTACTGAACAATACGTTCAGGGACATTAATATGCTCCAGGAAAAAGCCATCATTACGCTGTTGGGTTCGAAAAAACTTTGTCCTACACCTAATCCGAAAAACTGGGAATACCATAGTAATCCTGCCAAAGCACAGAATAGTATATTGTTGGCCAATACATTTCCCGATACGGAGAAATATTGTTTTCCGGTTTTGTTCTTGATATTTTGGTAAATACAATATACAGCATTGGTAAGAAAACCTCCGATGGTTACCAGCAGAGTAGTCGGGAGACCCGCATACAGTTCGGGGGCACCCATCTTCAGTAAGTGCTCTTTGATAGGGATTCCGGCATTTAAACCAAGGCTAAAGCAGGCACTCATGACTCCGGCCAGAAGAGCGATCAGTAAGCCTTTCTTCAGTGCAAAATCCTTGACGGCTTTCTTCTTTTCTTCTTCCGACATGTTTTTTGATTTCAGCGCGCCGGCATAACCGATTACAGCTATACCCGCTATGGCTATACTTACACCGATCAGCAGGATCAGTCCATCACCACGGAAAAGATTATCTCCTTTCAACAAGGCAGGGATCAATGTTCCGAAAGCCGAACAGGTACCCAATGCAAGCGATTGTCCCAAAGCGATGCCCAGATAGCGCATGCTTAATCCGAAAGTCAAGCCTCCGACACCCCATAAGGCGCCAAATCCGATGGTTTTAAAAATGGCATCACTACTGGCAGTAGAAAATATCCCGAGTAATGATTCGCCTGACGGTACGGCCATAAGCGCTCCCAAATACGGAAATAACAACCAGGCAAAGATGCCTTGTGTCAACCAAAAACATTCCCAGGCCCAATCTTTCACTTTCCTGATGGGAACATATGAACTGGATTGCCCGAAACTTCCGATGGCAATAATAAGAAGACCAATAAGTGTATTCATGTAAATAAATTTTAAGTTCAACACCCGAATCAATGAGTCAAACAAAGAAAGTTAAAATATCACGAAGAGCGTACCTGCAACAGTAAAAATTTACGCAACCGATTGCGCGATATGCTGTGATTTATTTGTGAGTAGTACGAATAAAACCAATAGTCATTTTATGGAAAAATAGAATTCCTGACGGTATAAAAGTAGTCAATGGATTGTTGGATATCAGGAATAGAAGAAGTCCAGTTATATTCGTATCTGATAGGAAAGAAACCATTGTATTTCTGCTCTTTAAGTTCTTTCAATATCGACTCAACAGGGCAGATACCTGTTCCCCAGGGAACATCATGGGCCTCTTTACCTTTTGCATTCAGGTCTTTTAGGTACAGGCTGAAAATATGGCCTTTCATTTTCCGGATACATTCGACGGGATCCATGCCGCTCCGGATCCAATGGCCGATATCGGCACATACACCAATGTAAGGACCGCATGACCCGACAATATTGAGTATGGCTTGAGGATCCGAATAGGGGGAAGGTTCAGGCCGGTTATGTATGGCCACTTTGATCTTGTATTTTGATGCCAACCGGTCAATGATGGGTATGTCTTCAGGCGCAGGCTCTGAATTGATCATTTTGATTTTCATGGATTTGGCAAACTTGAAGGTAGTTGTCCAATTCTCCCTGCCTCTCGGAGAAAAAACACCTATAGCTACAGTCGTCAGTCCATGATCTTTTAATACTTTTTTTATTTTATTTCTGGTTGCTTTATCCGTATTCAGGAAATCCAACTTTTCACTGGCATCAAATCCTTCCCCTAATCTTTGACCGTTGTATAATTCTATATATTTCAATCCGAGCGATTGGGATTTTTGGACTGTCTCCATGAATGTATATACCCTGAATGTGTATGCATGGAGACCCGGTTCCCACGCGGATTTTTCCGTTTTTTTTGCGAACCCTTGTGTCAGGGACAAGCATGTGATGCTTATGAGTAGTAAGAATGACTTTTTTTTCATCTGTTTCCGAAAATATTTCCTGATACCAGTATTACCTCGTATCTTCTTCCACTGATTTACCAGGTAGAAAAAGCTTCATTGAAGATATCGTCCATTAATTGTTCCAGTATTTCATCCACTAAGCCGGATTGTACAGATTCAAAACTTTGGCTACTGGAATATTCTGCGTAACGGGAGAATGATTTTTCATAGCTAAGCTCCGGTGAGACTTCATTGGTAAATTTTACCTTTACCGTTACGGTGAGCCTGTCTTTTGATGCGGTACCCGATGCCTGTACAGCTTGTGGTTGTACACTATAGCCTGTAATTTCTCCTTCAAACAATACGTCGGCATTGTTATTTACCAGGTTAAGGCTTGTATTGGCTTGTATCTTGTCTTTTAATCCTTCGGTGACCTGTAAGCTCAATCTGGGATTAACAATTTCGGCCCTGTTTTCAAAAAAGTTGACCTGGCATGTTTTGGCATTACCTACGGTTGCGCCGGTCATGTTAAAAGTAACCCTTCCACATGATAGAGAAAAAAATAGGGGTAAAAGTGCCGTAAGGATATATGATATTTTTATTTTCATGCTGTGATGAGGAACTATTCCAAATTATATTCTTTAATCTTCCTGTATAACGTCCGTTCCGAAATGCCTAACTCCCGGGCAGCATTACGCCGGCGACCGTCATGTTTTTCCAATGCTTTTTTGATCAGTTCAGCTTCTTTTTCGGCAATGGATAATGACTCATCCTGTATTTCGAGTGTGTCTTCGATCTCAGCATTGTTTTTTATCGGTACTACGGGAACGACAGATGTTGGTTGTGCATGTTGGGCGATCACATCTACATATGGTTTACTATACAGCTGTGTCTCCTTTAGGTTTTCACCCCGCATGATGTCTCCCACCAGTTTTTTTAATTCATTGACATCGTTACGCATATCAAACAGGATTTTGTACAGGATTTCTCTTTCCGAAGAGAAAGACCGTTCATCTTCTTTGCTGTATAAAGCGGGTAACTGGGATTGCGCCTGATTAGGCAGGTACTGCTGTAATGTATCTACGTTGATGGTACGTTGATGTTCTATTACGGAAATCTGTTCAGTGATGTTCTTTAACTGCCGTACGTTTCCCGGCCAATAGCAGGCGGTTAATTTGCGTTGTGCCTCCTCGGTCAGCTGGATGGCCGGCATATGGTATTTTTCAGCAAAATCAACTGCGAATTTTCTGAAAAGTAAATAAATATCATCCGTTCTCTCCCGGAGTGGCGGAACATATATCGGAACCGTATTCAGCCGGTAATACAGGTCTTCCCTGAATTTACCACGGGATATCGACTCGGGAACATTAACGTTAGTGGCTGCAATCACGCGTACGTTGGTTTTCATTACCTTGGATGATCCTACTTTGAGAAATTCACCTGTTTCAAGTACCCGTAACAAACGTACCTGGGTGGACATAGGTAATTCAGCTACCTCGTCAAGAAAAATAGTTCCACCATCTGCCACTTCAAAATATCCTTTTCTATGGTCAGAAGCTCCTGTAAAAGAGCCTTTTTCATGTCCAAAAAGTTCGGAATCTATCGTACCTTCAGGAATTGCACCGCAGTTTACAGCTATATACTGGCCATGCTTTCTTGTACTATTCTGATGAATGATCTGGGGGAAAACTTCTTTCCCGACACCGCTCTCTCCTGTAATCAACACCGATAAATCAGTCGTAGCCACTTGCATGGCAACATTGATCGCCCGGTTTAAAGCCGGTGCGTTACCAATAATACCGAAACGTTGTTTGATCCTTTGAATTTCGTCCATGTTACCTCCTACAAAGGCAGCAAATTTAGTAATTTTTTATAACAATACCCATGATTGATATTTCGTGAACGATCTGTTCATTTATTCAGGAAGGCAGTTGAAGGATCTTTCATTTGAAAATCATTAATGTAATAAAATACTTACTTCAATTATTAATTCGCATTAATCGTCAGAATATTATTTTTGCTGTGTGAATTCATTACTTGATTATTTCTATAGTTAATAAATCATATAAAATATAATATGAATCGAATATTGTTTTGTATATCCACCTTCCTGTTTTTGTTGTTCCCGGAATTATCAAAAGCCTGTACTTCTGCTATTGTTACCGGGAAACTGACGTCTGACGGCCGTCCTCTTTTGTGGAAACACAGGGATACCTCCGAACCGAATAACCGTGTAGCATATTTCGATGGCGGTAAATACAGCTTTATCGCTCTTGTCAATAGTCCTGATAACGACAGTATTGTTTGGACAGGTACCAATAGTACCGGATTTTCAATTATGAATACGGCTTCATACAACCTGAAAGATGATGATGTGGAAGAGATGGATAAGGAAGGTGAATTGATGTATAAGGCACTTTCAATCTGTAAAAATTTAAAAGATTTTGAAAAATTTCTGGATCAATACCCCAGGCCAATAAGAGTTGAGGCTAACTTTGGGGTTATTGATGCCGAAGGAGGGTCTGCCTATTATGAAGTCAACAATACCCAATGGACAAAACTCGATGTGAATGATCCTGAAGTGGCTCCGTATGGATTTCTGGTGGTGACTAATTTTTCATATACAGGAAGAGTGGATGAGGGTAAAGGATATATTCGCTACAATAACGCTCTGAAGATATTCATGGATCAATACCATCATGGCAATATAACTCCGCAATGGATTTTTAATGAACTTTCCCGTTCCTTTTATCACTCACTGTTGGATATCGATTTGCGGAAAGACCTTTCCAAACTAAGTAATAGTGGTTGGTTCATCGATCAGGATTTCATTCCGAGGCGTTCCACTTCGGCTTCTGTTGTTATACAAGGGGTAAAGAAAAGGGAAGACCCGGCATCGACAGTGATGTGGACAGTTTTGGGATATCCTCCTGTAGGAATTGCGGTTCCGCTTCTGGAAAAAAGTGGAAAAAACCTGCCATTCTACATGACCAGATCAGAGAGTTCTGATAACAGTGAGTTGTGTGATCTTGCCCTACAGGCGAAGAATCATGTTTTTTCCTTAAGCAGGGGTAGCGGAAGTCATTATTTTAATGCTTCATTACTTTTTAATGTAGACGATACTGGATATTCCCAGATAATGTCACAGACGGAAGATATTATCATTACTGCTTTCAATGCCCGAATGAAAAAATGGCGGAAAAAAAGAATTGATCCGGATGAGTTAAATGATTTTTATTCAGAATCGTATGATAAAATAAAAGGCGTGTATCATCGCATTAACGTCACTTTGTAATTTATTGATGGATCATTTTTGCTTCATGTAGTTCTTTATAAAGTGATTGCAGGAAAATAGTCGGTACTTTGGAAGAATGATTATCTTATTATAGAAAAACCGGTAAATCTCCCGGTTTTCGTGCTTTTACAAAAAATTAACGAATACTTTACTTTTTGCCTAAACAATTGGCAGGAATTTTGCGTTTACTTAAAATAAAAGATAATCACAGAAACAATGTAGCCAATGATAAGTACATTGTTTATAAATGTTTGAATTATGGCAGAACAATTAGATAATATTCCTCATCAGTTAGTAGATGAAATAACACAGGCTTTGGATTGTGATATGATTTGTTTCATGAACCCTGAAACACTTGAAGTGGAAGATGTGCCACATGACGTGTTAAGTGGAATGTATTATGATGAAACATTTCAGGAAGCGCTTGACCGGGTAGATCAATGGAAGGCATTTATTACCATTGATTCACCGGATACTGTTCAGGTAATGAAATCATTTGTAGATGAGTGTGTTCCATCAGGTGAGTTAAAAGAACAACTACATCAGGTCTTGTCTTTACGTCGTCCGGATAAACATTTTCGAAAGATTGTGGAAGATTCGGATTACCATGATAAGTGGGCAAAATATAACCGGAGACAGGTACGACAACATGTCCGGTCAAAATTAAACGATGGGATAAGGGTAAAGTCTGCCCTGCCAGGTATCTAAC comes from Bacteroidales bacterium and encodes:
- a CDS encoding L-rhamnose isomerase, translated to MKESLIKSAYEAAKEQYAELGVNTEEVLKKMESISLSLHCWQTDDVLGFENPDGGLSGGIATTGNYPGRARTIKEAQDDLVKVTSLLPGKHRVNLHAIYGDFGGKLVDRDQIEPKHFQNWVDWAKANGLKLDFNCTLFSHPKAADGFTLSSKDKAIRDFWIEHVKRCRIISDYMGKELGSTSIHNIWAPDGSKDITVERYDYRKILCESLDAILKTDYAHMKDCIECKLFGLGSEAYVVGSHEFYMGYGISRNKMITLDMGHFHPTESVSDKISSLLLFSDELMFHVSRGIRWDSDHAVIFDDALMSFAQEIVRMDAVNKVHIGLDFFDASINRIGAYVIGSRSTQKAFMFAMLEPLAQLRKYEDSGRYFERLALLEESKMLPWNAVWNYFCMTNNVPSGLECIKDIEKYEADVLSKR
- the rhaT gene encoding L-rhamnose/proton symporter RhaT, producing MNTLIGLLIIAIGSFGQSSSYVPIRKVKDWAWECFWLTQGIFAWLLFPYLGALMAVPSGESLLGIFSTASSDAIFKTIGFGALWGVGGLTFGLSMRYLGIALGQSLALGTCSAFGTLIPALLKGDNLFRGDGLILLIGVSIAIAGIAVIGYAGALKSKNMSEEEKKKAVKDFALKKGLLIALLAGVMSACFSLGLNAGIPIKEHLLKMGAPELYAGLPTTLLVTIGGFLTNAVYCIYQNIKNKTGKQYFSVSGNVLANNILFCALAGLLWYSQFFGLGVGQSFFEPNSVMMAFSWSILMSLNVLFSNVWGILLKEWKGSGQKTIVVLVIGLLILVVSIVFPQLMK
- a CDS encoding sugar phosphate isomerase/epimerase, which gives rise to MKKKSFLLLISITCLSLTQGFAKKTEKSAWEPGLHAYTFRVYTFMETVQKSQSLGLKYIELYNGQRLGEGFDASEKLDFLNTDKATRNKIKKVLKDHGLTTVAIGVFSPRGRENWTTTFKFAKSMKIKMINSEPAPEDIPIIDRLASKYKIKVAIHNRPEPSPYSDPQAILNIVGSCGPYIGVCADIGHWIRSGMDPVECIRKMKGHIFSLYLKDLNAKGKEAHDVPWGTGICPVESILKELKEQKYNGFFPIRYEYNWTSSIPDIQQSIDYFYTVRNSIFP
- the lptE gene encoding LPS assembly lipoprotein LptE, whose protein sequence is MTGATVGNAKTCQVNFFENRAEIVNPRLSLQVTEGLKDKIQANTSLNLVNNNADVLFEGEITGYSVQPQAVQASGTASKDRLTVTVKVKFTNEVSPELSYEKSFSRYAEYSSSQSFESVQSGLVDEILEQLMDDIFNEAFSTW
- a CDS encoding sigma-54 dependent transcriptional regulator, which codes for MDEIQRIKQRFGIIGNAPALNRAINVAMQVATTDLSVLITGESGVGKEVFPQIIHQNSTRKHGQYIAVNCGAIPEGTIDSELFGHEKGSFTGASDHRKGYFEVADGGTIFLDEVAELPMSTQVRLLRVLETGEFLKVGSSKVMKTNVRVIAATNVNVPESISRGKFREDLYYRLNTVPIYVPPLRERTDDIYLLFRKFAVDFAEKYHMPAIQLTEEAQRKLTACYWPGNVRQLKNITEQISVIEHQRTINVDTLQQYLPNQAQSQLPALYSKEDERSFSSEREILYKILFDMRNDVNELKKLVGDIMRGENLKETQLYSKPYVDVIAQHAQPTSVVPVVPIKNNAEIEDTLEIQDESLSIAEKEAELIKKALEKHDGRRRNAARELGISERTLYRKIKEYNLE